In Paraburkholderia terrae, the following proteins share a genomic window:
- the mmsB gene encoding 3-hydroxyisobutyrate dehydrogenase has protein sequence MRIGFIGLGNMGAPMALNLLKAGHAVSVFDLSEQAVQALSDAGAKAAVSPKEAASDSECVITMLPAAAHVKSVLSGADGILAGIRKGTVIIDSSTIDPASVKACAALASQHGNTFIDAPVSGGTGGATAGTLTFMVGASDAAFDEVKPVLLAMGKNIVHCGDTGAGQIAKICNNLVLGVTMAGVAEAMSLGVALGVDPKVLGGIINTSTGRCWSSEKYNPFPGVIEDAPSSRDYTGGFGTDLMLKDLGLATEAAKLAKQPAFMGALAQQLYQAVSSRGDGKLDFSAVIRLYGQA, from the coding sequence ATGAGGATTGGTTTCATTGGTCTTGGGAATATGGGCGCGCCAATGGCGCTCAATCTGCTGAAGGCAGGGCACGCTGTCAGCGTGTTTGACCTCAGCGAGCAGGCAGTCCAGGCGCTGAGCGATGCCGGCGCAAAAGCAGCTGTTTCGCCGAAGGAGGCTGCGAGCGACAGCGAGTGCGTGATCACGATGCTGCCGGCCGCAGCGCACGTGAAAAGCGTACTCTCAGGTGCCGATGGCATCCTCGCTGGGATTCGGAAGGGTACGGTGATTATCGACTCGAGCACGATCGATCCCGCGAGCGTGAAGGCTTGCGCTGCCCTCGCAAGCCAACATGGGAATACGTTCATCGATGCGCCGGTCTCAGGTGGTACCGGCGGCGCCACTGCGGGTACCCTCACTTTTATGGTCGGTGCCAGTGACGCGGCATTCGATGAGGTCAAGCCCGTACTCTTGGCGATGGGCAAGAATATTGTTCATTGCGGGGACACAGGTGCCGGCCAGATTGCGAAGATCTGCAACAATCTCGTACTTGGCGTCACGATGGCTGGTGTTGCCGAGGCGATGTCGCTAGGCGTAGCGCTTGGCGTCGATCCAAAGGTGTTGGGCGGAATTATCAATACGTCCACCGGACGCTGCTGGAGCTCCGAAAAATATAACCCATTCCCGGGTGTGATCGAGGATGCGCCGTCGTCGCGTGATTATACCGGTGGCTTCGGAACCGACTTGATGCTAAAGGATCTCGGTCTCGCCACCGAGGCAGCCAAGCTTGCGAAGCAACCAGCATTCATGGGTGCGCTTGCGCAGCAGCTTTATCAAGCCGTGAGTAGTCGCGGAGACGGTAAACTCGACTTTTCTGCTGTGATCCGACTTTACGGACAGGCTTGA
- a CDS encoding CoA-acylating methylmalonate-semialdehyde dehydrogenase, translating to MNAVTHASNNEVPSVKLLIDGEFVESATTEWRDIVNPATQEVLARVPFATNEEVNAAIRSAHAAFAAWKTTPIGARMRIMLKYQALIRQHMPRIAKTLTAEQGKTLPDAEGDIFRGLEVVEHACSIGTLQQGEFAENVAGSVDTYTLRQPIGVCAGITPFNFPAMIPLWMFPMAIVCGNTFVLKPSEQDPLSTMQLVELAIEAGVPKGVLNVVHGGKEVVDALCTHELVKAISFVGSTAVGTHVYNLGSRHGKRVQSMMGAKNHAVVLPDANREQTLNALAGAGFGAAGQRCMATSVIVLVGSSKDWLPELVKKAKTLKVNAGHEPKTDVGPVVSHAAKRRILELIESGVKEGATLELDGREVKVAGYEDGNFIGPTIFANVTTDMEIYRTEIFGPVLLVLQVTTLDEAIEVVNANPFGNGVGLFTQSGAAARKFQSEIDVGQVGINIPIPVPVPFFSFTGSRGSKLGDLGPYGKQVVQFYTQTKTVTARWFDDATVNDGVNTTISLR from the coding sequence ATGAACGCAGTGACTCACGCATCAAATAACGAGGTACCGAGTGTTAAATTGCTTATCGATGGCGAATTTGTCGAGTCGGCGACGACAGAGTGGCGCGACATCGTGAATCCCGCGACGCAGGAAGTGCTTGCGCGTGTGCCGTTCGCGACGAATGAAGAAGTGAACGCAGCAATCCGTTCGGCGCACGCAGCGTTCGCGGCGTGGAAGACCACGCCGATCGGCGCACGCATGCGCATCATGCTGAAGTATCAGGCACTGATCCGCCAACATATGCCGCGCATTGCGAAGACTCTGACGGCGGAACAGGGCAAGACCTTGCCCGATGCTGAAGGTGACATCTTCCGTGGTCTCGAAGTAGTCGAGCATGCGTGCTCGATTGGCACGCTGCAGCAGGGTGAATTCGCGGAGAACGTAGCTGGTAGTGTCGACACGTACACGTTGCGCCAGCCGATTGGCGTTTGTGCTGGCATCACGCCGTTCAACTTCCCCGCGATGATTCCGCTGTGGATGTTTCCAATGGCGATCGTGTGCGGCAACACGTTCGTGCTGAAGCCGTCGGAGCAGGATCCGCTGTCGACGATGCAGCTTGTCGAACTGGCGATCGAGGCGGGCGTCCCGAAGGGTGTACTGAACGTAGTGCATGGCGGCAAGGAAGTGGTCGATGCGCTGTGCACGCATGAGCTGGTGAAGGCGATTTCGTTCGTCGGCTCGACGGCGGTTGGCACGCACGTGTACAACCTGGGAAGCCGGCACGGCAAGCGTGTGCAGTCGATGATGGGCGCAAAGAATCATGCGGTCGTGCTGCCCGATGCGAATCGGGAACAAACGCTGAACGCTCTCGCGGGTGCTGGCTTCGGCGCCGCCGGACAGCGTTGTATGGCGACGTCAGTGATTGTGTTGGTCGGCTCATCGAAGGACTGGCTGCCTGAACTCGTGAAAAAGGCGAAGACGTTGAAGGTCAACGCCGGACACGAACCGAAAACTGACGTTGGCCCGGTCGTATCGCATGCGGCGAAGCGTCGCATTCTGGAGCTGATCGAATCGGGAGTAAAGGAAGGAGCGACGCTCGAGCTTGATGGGCGCGAAGTGAAGGTCGCCGGCTACGAGGATGGCAATTTTATCGGCCCGACGATCTTCGCTAATGTCACCACCGACATGGAGATCTATCGCACGGAAATCTTCGGGCCGGTACTGCTTGTCCTGCAGGTAACGACACTCGACGAAGCAATCGAAGTCGTTAACGCAAATCCATTCGGCAACGGCGTCGGATTGTTCACGCAAAGCGGCGCGGCGGCGCGCAAGTTCCAGTCCGAAATCGACGTAGGTCAGGTCGGTATCAACATTCCCATTCCGGTGCCTGTCCCGTTCTTTAGCTTCACGGGATCGCGCGGTTCGAAGCTTGGTGATCTTGGGCCGTACGGAAAACAGGTTGTACAGTTTTATACGCAGACAAAAACGGTCACAGCCCGTTGGTTTGATGACGCAACCGTGAACGATGGCGTAAATACTACGATCAGCTTGCGTTGA
- a CDS encoding LysR family transcriptional regulator, with protein sequence MQKNTNQKLQALNWDDLRYFLEVARTQRASAAAKRLGVDHTTVARRVRELEAVLGVILFDKSRAGGFTLTADGQRLLSHADTVETAVRSASEQFAGASQGLSGHVRVGSTEGFGCFFLSPQLARFTAANRDMSIDLLSVPHFISLSKREADMAITLERPERGQYVFTKLCDYQLRLYGTRAYFQNHKPVRSVADLQNHAFIDYVEDLAFSHELLYLKRTIPNARVNLCSTSVIAHYHATLQGTALAFLPCFMATPNPALVSVLPEEVVVTRHFWLSSREELRNLRRITSLWDYLRATAEANKSLLMGESSQMNYVDP encoded by the coding sequence ATGCAAAAAAACACAAACCAAAAACTGCAGGCGTTAAATTGGGACGATCTACGGTATTTTCTGGAAGTCGCCCGCACGCAACGTGCCAGTGCTGCGGCAAAACGGCTGGGCGTTGATCACACCACTGTCGCCCGACGAGTAAGGGAACTGGAAGCGGTGCTCGGTGTGATCCTGTTTGACAAGTCACGCGCTGGCGGATTCACGCTCACGGCCGATGGTCAACGATTACTCAGCCACGCGGACACCGTAGAGACAGCAGTCCGTTCTGCAAGTGAACAATTCGCAGGCGCGTCACAGGGGCTTTCGGGTCATGTTCGAGTAGGGTCAACCGAAGGTTTCGGTTGCTTTTTCCTATCTCCGCAGCTCGCCCGCTTCACGGCCGCAAATCGTGACATGTCAATTGACCTGCTCTCTGTGCCTCACTTTATCAGCCTGTCCAAGCGCGAGGCCGACATGGCCATCACCCTCGAGCGTCCGGAGCGTGGTCAATATGTCTTTACGAAACTTTGCGACTATCAGCTTCGACTCTACGGCACTCGCGCCTATTTCCAGAACCATAAGCCCGTCCGTTCTGTCGCAGATCTCCAAAATCACGCCTTCATCGACTATGTTGAGGATCTTGCCTTCAGTCATGAGCTTCTGTACCTGAAACGTACCATCCCAAACGCGCGCGTCAACCTCTGCAGCACGAGTGTAATCGCGCACTATCACGCAACGCTTCAAGGGACGGCGCTAGCGTTTCTTCCGTGTTTCATGGCGACACCGAATCCGGCATTGGTATCTGTTTTGCCTGAAGAAGTGGTCGTTACACGGCATTTCTGGCTGAGTAGTCGAGAAGAACTACGCAACCTACGACGTATAACATCACTTTGGGACTATTTGCGTGCGACTGCTGAGGCAAACAAGTCACTGTTGATGGGGGAATCGTCCCAAATGAACTATGTCGACCCTTGA
- a CDS encoding IS6 family transposase: MKKTKPLYHGHRYPAVVISCAVRWYFRFQLSLRDIEELLFERGVVVSYETVRRWCNKFGAGFASHVKAARRKPGTTWHRDEMFVTLRGEPYLLWRAADQHGAELDVLLQKRCDKAAAKRFFGRVLASCGEAPRKIVTDQLRSYPAAKAEIPELSGVSHVFVKAAARVNNRAENSHQPTRERERRMRGLRGRKHTQAFLSSFGPIRQHFALKRHLLRGSLYHKELGERFAMWRRFPGLAQNPSAV; encoded by the coding sequence ATGAAGAAGACAAAGCCGCTTTACCATGGACACCGTTATCCGGCGGTCGTTATCAGTTGCGCCGTGCGTTGGTATTTTCGGTTCCAGCTGAGCCTGCGCGATATCGAGGAGCTGTTGTTCGAGCGGGGTGTTGTCGTCAGCTACGAAACCGTCCGTCGCTGGTGCAACAAGTTTGGCGCGGGCTTTGCAAGTCACGTCAAGGCCGCTCGTCGCAAACCGGGTACGACCTGGCATCGAGACGAGATGTTCGTGACACTGCGCGGCGAGCCGTATCTGTTGTGGAGAGCAGCTGATCAGCACGGCGCCGAACTCGATGTTCTGCTGCAGAAGCGATGCGATAAGGCTGCAGCGAAGCGGTTTTTCGGGCGTGTGCTCGCCTCCTGTGGCGAAGCACCACGCAAGATTGTCACCGATCAGCTACGCAGTTATCCGGCGGCAAAGGCTGAAATCCCCGAACTGTCGGGCGTCAGTCATGTCTTCGTCAAAGCAGCGGCTCGCGTGAACAACCGGGCGGAGAACAGTCATCAACCAACCCGTGAACGGGAGCGTCGGATGCGCGGCCTTCGAGGCCGAAAACATACCCAGGCTTTCCTGTCGAGCTTCGGACCGATCCGGCAACACTTTGCGCTCAAGCGACATCTACTACGCGGCTCGCTCTACCACAAAGAACTTGGCGAGCGCTTTGCCATGTGGCGTCGCTTTCCCGGGTTGGCCCAAAATCCGTCTGCTGTCTGA
- a CDS encoding LysR family transcriptional regulator, translated as MLLTGAPRGPSIRLQTHFPVCYLMHFGLVDLQTFAAVAEAGSLTHGAARVNLSLAAVSARIRQMEEAVGVPLLERRPHGIRVTEAGQTFLRHARVTLGALQRMTDDLAQLSQGMRGTIRILSNTNALVETLPGPLSRFLCDNPNINIEIEQRPSDEIIAAIAEGVADIGIIASPPEGVALTTFPFATDRLCAVVPAVDERFALQREIAFADLIEADFVGHERGSSIQVFLENQAKRLYRTLRHRIQLGNFESICRLVENGVGVAVIPESAARRFQRSMRVRLLRITDAWAVRKILICVNDLEQLPSSTRRLVEHLAHLGAASG; from the coding sequence TTGCTTCTCACAGGCGCGCCTCGTGGCCCGTCCATTCGACTCCAGACTCACTTCCCGGTGTGTTATCTCATGCACTTTGGCCTTGTCGACCTTCAAACCTTCGCTGCCGTCGCCGAAGCTGGCAGCCTTACGCACGGCGCCGCCCGCGTCAACCTCTCGCTCGCGGCGGTCAGTGCGCGTATCCGGCAGATGGAGGAGGCGGTAGGTGTGCCGCTGCTGGAGCGTCGGCCTCACGGCATACGCGTCACGGAGGCGGGGCAGACCTTCCTGCGCCACGCGCGGGTCACCCTCGGCGCGCTACAACGCATGACGGACGACCTCGCACAGCTCTCCCAGGGGATGCGGGGGACCATCCGCATCCTCTCGAACACGAATGCACTTGTCGAGACGCTGCCTGGCCCGCTTAGCCGCTTTCTCTGCGACAACCCCAACATCAACATCGAAATCGAGCAGCGTCCGAGCGATGAGATCATCGCGGCCATTGCGGAAGGAGTGGCCGATATCGGCATCATCGCTTCGCCGCCCGAGGGCGTGGCGCTCACGACGTTTCCCTTTGCCACCGACCGCCTGTGCGCGGTTGTGCCCGCAGTCGACGAACGCTTTGCGCTGCAGCGGGAGATCGCCTTTGCCGATCTCATCGAAGCCGATTTCGTTGGTCACGAACGCGGCTCGTCGATTCAGGTGTTCCTCGAAAACCAGGCGAAGCGACTGTATCGTACCTTGCGGCACCGCATCCAGCTTGGCAACTTCGAGTCGATTTGCCGCCTGGTCGAAAACGGCGTGGGCGTCGCGGTAATCCCTGAGTCGGCGGCGCGGCGGTTTCAGCGCTCGATGCGGGTTCGTCTGCTGCGCATCACCGACGCGTGGGCCGTGCGCAAGATCCTGATCTGCGTGAACGACCTCGAGCAGTTGCCTTCCTCCACGCGGCGGCTCGTCGAACATCTCGCGCACCTCGGCGCCGCCTCCGGCTGA
- the gtdA gene encoding gentisate 1,2-dioxygenase, translating to MSNQSVGTTISETPERESFYARIGQKNLAPLWTSLNDLITPEPRSKCMPAHWRFSDVRAAMMEAGDIITAKEAERRVLVLENPGLRGESKITTDLYAGVQLVLPGEVAPAHRHAQTALRFVMEGGGAHTSVNGERTIMNEGDFIITPPMAWHDHGNESDRPIFWLDGLDIPMVQFLDASFAEHLGEDEQPITRPVGDSDVRYGANLLPIDHRPGGGTSPIFNYPYARTREALERMRRANAWDPCHGLKMRYVNPNNGKYAMATMATFMQLLPQGFSTTSYRSTDATVFVPIEGRGRSWIGSDVVVEWGKRDIFVVPSWHHVRHEADEDSVLFSFSDRPVHEALYLFREDRGVA from the coding sequence ATGTCTAATCAATCTGTGGGAACGACCATATCGGAAACCCCTGAACGGGAGTCCTTTTACGCGCGGATCGGTCAGAAGAACCTCGCGCCGCTTTGGACGTCGCTCAATGACTTGATCACTCCTGAGCCGCGTAGCAAATGCATGCCGGCACACTGGCGTTTCTCAGACGTCCGTGCGGCAATGATGGAGGCGGGCGACATCATCACCGCCAAAGAAGCTGAGCGGCGCGTCCTTGTGCTGGAGAATCCTGGCTTGCGGGGTGAATCGAAGATCACGACCGACCTGTATGCAGGTGTGCAACTGGTTCTTCCTGGTGAGGTCGCACCCGCGCACCGTCACGCGCAAACAGCGTTGCGTTTCGTGATGGAAGGCGGCGGTGCTCACACATCGGTGAACGGCGAACGCACCATCATGAATGAAGGGGACTTCATCATCACGCCGCCGATGGCATGGCACGATCATGGTAACGAAAGCGACAGGCCGATATTCTGGCTCGATGGTTTAGACATACCCATGGTGCAGTTCCTGGATGCCTCGTTCGCCGAGCACCTCGGAGAAGATGAGCAGCCGATTACGCGCCCCGTCGGCGACAGTGATGTCCGCTACGGCGCCAACCTGCTTCCGATAGACCATCGTCCGGGCGGCGGCACGTCACCGATCTTCAATTATCCGTATGCAAGAACGCGCGAAGCGTTGGAGCGGATGCGCCGTGCCAACGCCTGGGATCCTTGTCACGGGCTCAAAATGAGGTACGTCAATCCGAACAATGGGAAGTACGCGATGGCGACGATGGCCACGTTTATGCAATTGCTGCCCCAGGGATTTTCGACAACGAGCTACCGTTCTACCGATGCAACGGTCTTCGTTCCTATCGAAGGGCGGGGGCGCAGTTGGATCGGAAGCGATGTCGTGGTGGAATGGGGCAAGCGAGACATCTTTGTCGTCCCGTCATGGCATCACGTGCGGCACGAGGCGGACGAGGACAGCGTTCTGTTTTCATTTTCTGATCGACCCGTGCATGAGGCGCTTTATCTATTCAGGGAGGACAGGGGAGTAGCTTGA
- a CDS encoding MFS transporter, with protein MNVIPPLSPSTVDASPIEPSKSYEWKAVTLMALGMGLVGIDRFLIVPLMPVLMRDLKLDYQDLGHITGALALAWGLSALLTGNLSDRIGFKRVIVPAMIGFSLLAGLGGLATGVGSLIAIRALMGVAEGAFTPASIIATMDASPPKRHGRNVGLQQMMPALFGLGLTPILVTQLLKVMSWPWIFLLVALPGLFVAFLAQRILRRPSPADIAKHTATHDTARHHWYEVFRYRNVPLGIICMLCWLACQIVIAALFPNYLVDYLHLDMQQMGFILSSLGFGGAIGAAVLPALSDRVGRKPVMLLSAAGVFLSLCIFLRTGAVPVHLFICLMVAMGCLYSLITLTVGPVAAEAVPVQLMSTASGMIIGIGEIFGGGVAPAYAGYLAKHFGIEHAVTMPLWTIVAGAIAVAALKETAPVRTFDKQGNALEKKGVSDV; from the coding sequence ATGAACGTCATCCCGCCGTTGTCGCCGTCTACGGTCGACGCGTCACCCATAGAGCCGTCAAAGAGTTACGAATGGAAGGCCGTCACATTGATGGCTCTCGGCATGGGCCTGGTCGGCATTGACCGCTTTTTGATCGTGCCGTTGATGCCGGTATTGATGCGCGACCTGAAACTCGACTATCAGGATCTCGGGCATATTACGGGCGCATTGGCGCTTGCATGGGGTTTGTCTGCGCTCCTGACAGGCAATCTCTCAGACAGGATTGGCTTTAAAAGAGTCATCGTGCCGGCGATGATCGGATTTTCTTTGCTGGCAGGTCTGGGCGGTCTGGCGACAGGAGTCGGCAGCCTGATTGCGATTCGAGCGCTCATGGGCGTAGCAGAAGGCGCTTTCACGCCCGCGAGCATCATTGCGACCATGGATGCGTCACCGCCCAAGCGCCATGGACGCAATGTCGGGCTGCAGCAAATGATGCCCGCGCTGTTCGGTCTCGGTCTTACACCAATCTTGGTGACACAACTTCTCAAGGTAATGAGCTGGCCGTGGATTTTCCTGCTGGTGGCGCTTCCCGGGCTCTTCGTAGCTTTTCTTGCGCAACGCATATTGCGCCGGCCATCGCCGGCTGATATCGCGAAACACACGGCGACGCACGATACTGCTCGGCATCACTGGTACGAAGTGTTTCGTTATCGAAATGTACCTCTCGGCATCATATGCATGCTTTGCTGGCTCGCCTGCCAGATCGTCATCGCTGCGCTGTTTCCAAATTATCTGGTCGACTATTTGCATCTCGACATGCAGCAGATGGGCTTCATTCTTTCCTCACTCGGTTTTGGCGGGGCGATTGGCGCGGCCGTGCTACCGGCACTGTCGGACCGTGTCGGCCGTAAGCCCGTCATGCTTCTCTCGGCGGCTGGCGTATTTCTGTCGCTGTGCATTTTCTTGAGGACCGGTGCGGTTCCCGTTCATTTGTTCATCTGCCTGATGGTGGCTATGGGATGTCTGTATAGCCTGATCACATTGACAGTAGGACCGGTCGCAGCCGAAGCCGTGCCTGTGCAACTGATGTCCACGGCGTCGGGCATGATCATCGGTATTGGCGAAATTTTCGGTGGCGGCGTAGCACCTGCGTATGCGGGCTATTTGGCCAAACATTTCGGCATCGAGCATGCGGTAACCATGCCGCTTTGGACGATTGTCGCTGGCGCCATCGCGGTCGCGGCATTGAAGGAGACGGCTCCTGTGCGGACGTTCGATAAACAGGGGAACGCGCTTGAAAAGAAGGGAGTTAGCGATGTCTAA
- the maiA gene encoding maleylacetoacetate isomerase, which produces MDCRCAALNLKGIAYEDAFHHLRRGEQRDPAYQELNRQGLVPTLEIDGKVLVQSLSILDYLDETRPDPPLLPADPAARARVRALAQIVACDIHPIDNLRVLNYLRKTLHQPEDAIERWYNAWIADGFYAIEAMLASTSETGRFCHGDNITIADICLIPQVVNARNFDLDLTPFPTLQRIYEAAMENPAFVKAMPSNQKDFE; this is translated from the coding sequence ATGGATTGCAGATGCGCCGCGCTCAATCTTAAGGGCATAGCCTACGAGGATGCGTTTCATCATCTGCGGCGCGGGGAACAACGCGATCCTGCTTACCAGGAACTGAATCGTCAAGGACTCGTGCCCACACTGGAAATCGATGGGAAGGTGCTAGTCCAGTCGCTATCAATCCTCGACTACCTTGATGAGACACGACCAGATCCGCCACTTCTGCCTGCCGATCCCGCAGCGCGCGCACGCGTTCGTGCGTTGGCACAGATTGTCGCGTGTGACATACACCCCATCGACAATCTGCGCGTTCTTAATTACCTGCGAAAGACGCTTCATCAGCCAGAAGACGCCATCGAGCGTTGGTACAACGCGTGGATAGCAGATGGTTTTTACGCCATCGAAGCGATGCTCGCTTCCACCTCGGAAACGGGGCGCTTCTGCCACGGTGACAACATCACCATCGCGGATATCTGCCTCATTCCGCAAGTGGTCAACGCCCGAAATTTTGATCTTGACCTGACGCCATTTCCTACGTTGCAAAGAATTTATGAAGCGGCGATGGAAAATCCGGCGTTCGTCAAAGCGATGCCATCAAATCAAAAGGATTTCGAATGA
- a CDS encoding phosphate-starvation-inducible PsiE family protein, which produces MESKKSWLRKDLDALRLQWDMLTFYERFEQLVAHVLSVVISIIILVSLWQLIHAVISLLVSDALNPLDHAVYQTIFGMVMTLLIAMEFKHSITRVMARRDHIVQVKTVLLVALLAIARKFIILDPASAPAQIAALAFALVALGCVYWLMRQRDDPVDATTAAQAERDRVVHAQRQQGKPPREGGQSDN; this is translated from the coding sequence ATGGAAAGTAAGAAAAGCTGGCTACGCAAGGATCTCGATGCGTTGCGTCTGCAGTGGGACATGCTCACCTTTTATGAACGATTCGAGCAGCTTGTCGCGCATGTGCTGAGCGTCGTGATATCCATCATTATCCTCGTGTCGCTCTGGCAGTTGATTCACGCGGTGATTTCATTGCTGGTTTCGGACGCGCTGAACCCGCTGGATCACGCTGTGTATCAGACCATCTTCGGAATGGTCATGACGCTGCTGATCGCAATGGAATTCAAACATTCGATTACGCGCGTGATGGCGCGGCGCGATCACATCGTGCAGGTCAAAACGGTGCTTTTGGTTGCGCTGCTGGCTATCGCCCGCAAATTCATCATTCTCGATCCGGCCAGTGCGCCCGCCCAGATCGCGGCGCTTGCATTTGCGCTGGTGGCACTAGGGTGCGTCTACTGGCTGATGCGGCAGCGTGATGACCCCGTCGACGCGACGACCGCCGCACAAGCAGAGCGTGATCGCGTGGTGCATGCGCAGCGGCAGCAAGGGAAGCCGCCCCGCGAAGGCGGCCAATCCGACAATTGA